CACGCAGACGGCCCCATACAGACCCGCGATCGGACCAGCCCCTGAGGCCACCCCGAAGGCCAGGGCCAAGGGTAGGGAGACGATCGCGGCAGTGACCCCGCCAAAGATATCCCCCCGTAAGTTTTTGGTATGGATGAGGTTAAAGACTTGCATCGTGGAGCAACCTAAGTAAGCACCTTAATAGTTATAAGGCTATGGAAACTTAAAAAATCATTGACTAATTTGAATAATAGTACCATTAGTTTTCCTCTGGGGATCGCCCTGATTTTATAATTTTGTTAGATTTGCTCATGGGCGAATTCAGGACTCCTTATGGATGGCAGTTGCCGGGAGGCGGGGGCGATCAGGATAGCTAAACAGGATAGCTAAAACTGTCTGAGAATCAGGGTCTTGGGAAATGACAGCCGGCTGGGATCCGGGCAAGCCTGCGGGGGAGCCACCGGAGTGTCAAGGAATGTAACGTATAATGGAGAGTGAAAGCTTAAGAAAAGTGGAAGGGCGAGTCGTTTAATGCGTGTTGCGATCGCTGGGGCCGGATTAGCCGGGTTAAGTTGTGCCAAGTATCTGGTGGATCGGGGCCATACGCCGATCGTGCTAGAGCGGCGAGAGGTGTTGGGGGGGAAAGTTGCGGCTTGGCAGGATGAGGACGGGGACTGGTATGAGACGGGGTTGCACATTTTTTTTGGGGCCTATCCCAATATGCTGCAACTGTTGAAGGAGTTGGGGATTGAAGATCGGTTGCAGTGGAAGGAACACACGATGATCTTCAACCAGCCGGAGCAGCCGGGCACCTATTCGCGGTTTGATTTTCCGGATATTCCGGCCCCCTGGAATGGGATCGCAGCGATCCTGCGCAATAACGATATGCTCACCTGGAATGAGAAGATCCGGTTTGGGATTGGCCTCATCCCAGCGATGATCCAGGGCCAGGCCTATGTAGAGGCAATGGATCAGTATTCGTTTTCCCAATGGCTAAAGCAGCAGCATGTGCCAGCGCGGGTGGAAACGGAGGTGTTCATTGCCATGTCAAAGGCATTGAACTTTATTAACCCGGATGAAATTTCGGCGACGGTGATTCTGACGGCGTTGAATCGCTTTTTGCAGGAACGCTATGGTTCTAGGATGGCGTTTTTGGATGGGTCGCCGACGGAGCGTCTCTGCCAGCCGATCGTGGACTATATTACGGCGCGGGGGGGCGAAGTGCGGCTCAAGGCTCCGATTAAGGAATTTTTGCTGAATGAAGATCAAACGGTGCGGGGGTTCTTGGTGCGGGGTCTCGACGGTCAACCGGATGAAATCATCGAGGCGGATGCCTACGTGTCCGCGATGCCGGTCGATCCCCTTAAACTGATGCTGCCCCAGCCCTGGAAGGATTTGCCCTACTTCCAGCAACTGAATGAACTGGAGGGGGTGCCGGTCATTAACTTGCACTTGTGGTTCGATCGCAAGCTGACGGATATTGATCATTTGCTGTTTTCGCGATCGCCGCTGCTGAGTGTTTACGCCGACATGAGCAACACCTGTCGCGGCTATGCGGACCCGGATCGTTCGATGTTGGAACTCGTCCTGGCGCCGGCCAAACAGTGGATCAATAAGTCTGATGAGGACATCATCGCGGCGACTATGGCCGAATTGGCAAAACTTTTCCCGCAGCATTTTACTGGGGATAATCCAGCGCAGTTGCGCAAGGCCCATGTGGTAAAAACGCCGCGATCGGTCTACAAGGCAACGCCGGGTCGTCAGCGATATCGGCCTAGCCAAACAACGCCGATCGCGAATTTTTATCTAACTGGGGACTATACCCAGCAGCGCTATCTCGCCAGTATGGAGGGGGCGGTGTTGTCTGGAAAACTGACGGCGCAAGCGATCGCGCAGCAGCGGGAACCAGTAGCTCCAACGGCGGCGATCGCCACGGCTGGGGTATGATGGGTGCCCAGTCCCGAAAAAATCCCCAGGAATTCCCGCGCAATGCCGCCAAAATGGCCCGTCAGGATTGACAATTAAGGCTAATGGCTAGACTGCTGATAGCGAATCGCACCCGAATGCTGCAATCGCCTTCCCCTCCCAAACCCACAACTTCCCTGGACGAGGCATACGAGTTGTGTCGGCAAACGACAGCAACCTATGCCAAGACGTTTTACCTGGGGACCTTGCTGATGTCGCCACCGAAACGGCGGGCGATCTGGGCCATCTATACCTGGTGTCGCCGCACGGATGAATTGGTGGATGGTCCCCGTGCTCGGCTGACCACTGCCGAGACCCTCGATCGCTGGGAGCGGCAATTGGAGTCGGCCTTTGCGGGCCACCCTTGGGATGAACTAGACCTGGCGCTGGTGGATACCTTGGAGCGGTTTGATCTCGATATTCAACCGTTTCGAGATATGATTGCCGGCCAACGCATGGATCTGGTGCGGAATCGCTATGAAACGTTTGAGGATCTGTACTTGTACTGTTATCGGGTGGCGGGCACGGTGGGCCTGATGTCGGTGGCCGTGATGGGGGCCGATCGCCAAGCTCATAATGCTCCCTGGGATCGCCATCAGACACCCTACCAGCCGGTTGCGGAAGCGGTTACCCTGGGAATTGCCAATCAGTTGACTAACATCCTGCGGGATGTGGGTGAAGATGCCCGCCGGGGTCGCATTTACCTGCCCCTAGAAGATTTGGCCCTGTTTAACTATACGGAGCAGGATTTGTTCAAGGGGGTGGTGGACGATCGCTGGCGGGAATTGATGCGTTTCCAGATTCAACGGGCACGCAAGTATTTCAGTGAGGCGGAGGCTGGGGTCCGGTACTTGAGTCCGGATGCCCGCTGGCCTGTATGGACAGCGTTGATGCTCTATCGCCGAATTTTGAATGCGATCGAGCGTAATGACTACGATGTATTTCACAAACGGGCTTATGTCCCGGACCTGCGTAAGTTATTGGATGTGCCGATCGCCTTCCTCCGGGCGCAAGTCCTGTAATTAGGAATCGCAGCGATCGCGATCGCCGTTGTTGGGCGATCAAGACAGTCAGGATGGTCATCCCATCAGCCCCAAAACCAGCCCTTCGGGATAATGGGCGGTGTCAAACCATCTGTATCTTGCAACTTTTCAAGCCAGTTATAGTCATTGCAATTTAGGCTGAAACAACCCCCTCACCCCCAGCCCCCCTCCCAGAGCGGGAGAGGGGAGTGAAAAACTGTATCGTTCTTATTTGGATTGACCATAATCGTGGATTGTTAATCGTGGATACTACCATCGGGCATGGTGGCACCGGTGAGATTGGCATCAGTCAGAACAGCACGGCTTAAATCCGCCTCATTCAGGTAGGCGCCACTCAGATCCGCTCCCGTCAAATTAGCACTGGTCAAAATCGCCCCATTTAGGTTAGCGCCCTGGAGATTCGCCCGCCGCAGAATAGCCCGACTTAGGTCGACCTCTCGCAAAATTGCCTGGCTGAGATTAGCCTCCCGCAAAATCGCCCGTGTTAGATCTGCCCCCCACAAATCCGCTTCCTGGAGGTTCGCCCCACAGAGATAGGCATTGCTTAAATTAGCCCCCGTCAATTCAGCCTGCGCTAACTGGGCATGGCTTAAGTCCACCTGCCACAGGTTCGCGCTGCTCAAATCAGCACCGGTTAAGACCGCTTCACTTAGGATAGTACCCACCAGTTTGGCACTACTGAGATCGGCATGGCTGAGATCGGCAGCCGTCAAGTCGGCCTCCCGCAGAATGGCTCGTTTTAACTTGCTGTGACTCAAGTCAGCAGCACTGAGATCGGCCCCATTGAGCTTAGCCCCAACCAAGATAGCCCCATGCAGATTGGCACCACACAGATTAATGCCGTTCAAGCTAGCCCGCTCCAGGTCTACTTCGTGCAGATCAGCATGGGCAAAAGTGCGCTCTCCAGTCAGGTACCGCGCAAGCAATTCTTCTGCATTCATGAGCGTTTAGGTTCTCGCTAACATTGGCCAACGATCGCGGGCAGATTGCAAATAGAGGACGAATCTCCCCTAGTGTATTAGGACTAGTGTATTAGGATATAAGCTCATAGTGTACCCACCTCAAATCGGGCAGGTAGATCTTGCTCACACCTGTACTCTAGTTTATAGCCCTCTGGTCGATAAGCCTCTGGTTTGTATCGTTTGTATAGCCCTCTAGTTTACCAGGAGAGTCCCCACTATCCTAATCAGGCCATCAAGGCACGGCTCTTGCTGCGTCTAGCCAAGGATGATTAGTAGGGTCAATGCCTATTCACCAGTAATACAGTGAGATGGGTGATGCCTACGATCGCTTCCTCCATTCTTAATCTTAATAAAGATTTAGTATCTACAGGGACTAATGCAGCGATCCGCCCACAGTCAAGAAGCCTTGAAAAGGGGGCAGTCATTGGTGGTTAATTTCAGTGGTTAATTTTGCCAGGATGCCGCGAAGGAGGGGACAAACTGTTTGGGGTAGGAGCGTTAAGGGGGGGAATATCGTTATTCTATTCAGAAGGGAGAGGCATCGACGTAACATATGCGGATTGGCAGCCGAGGTTTGACAGCCGTTTGAGCGTAACTCTGGCTGGGCAACCCTCGCCCATTGTCTGAGGAGACTTTACTGGTACTTGGTATGGTTCAGCAGATCATCTTACAGTTGGCAAAACGAGGCGATCCTAAGGCATTAGCAACCTTATTGAACCATGCCCTAGAGTCGCGCGGCATTACGGCCCACGTCTCCCTCAAAGAGAAGTCGCTGCAAATTATTTTGGAAGCAGAATCAGTCCCCGAACAGCAGCCGACGATCGCCGTTGTCCGCTCGGGCTTAATGAATTTGGGGATGATGGGCATCGATCGCGTTAATGTGTACGGGCGGCAGGCAGGACAAGACTTTCTCGACTGGCAGGAATTCATTACTTTGAATACCGGCGAGGAAGAAATGGCAGCGACCGCAGCGGCAGCCAACTCCCTTGAGGATCTGCTGAATCGCTATGCCCAGGGTGAGCGTAACTTTAGCCGTGCCCACCTGGATCGGGTTGATCTCAAATGCGCCAAACTTGCCCAAATTATCCTACGGCAAGCGGATCTCAGTCGGGCGATCTTGCGGGAAGCAGACCTCCGGGAGGCAGACATGACCGGGGCGATCCTGCGGGGAGCCAACTTGAGCCAAGCGGATCTCACGGGTGCTAACCTGACACGGGCAATCCTAGGGGCTGCCTCAGTGAGCGGCGAAGTAGCCAGTCGCATGGTGGGTGGCGTCCTGACGGTCAGTACCAACCTCCACGGCACCATCTTGACACGCGCCAATTTAACGGAAGCGGACCTGAGTCGGGCCTCGTTGGAACGGGCAGTGATGCAGCGCACAGATCTGAGTCGGGCCAATCTGAATCGAGCCAACTTCAGCCATGCAGACATGAAGGGAGCAACCCTCACGGGTACGGATCTGACGCGAGCCACGGGGGAAAAGGCCAACCTCACGGGCGCTAACCTCTCGAAGGCGGACCTGAGTGGGGCCGATTTAATGGGCGCTAATTTGAGCTTTGCGATCCTGCGGCGGGCCGATCTAAGCGATACCAATTTGCGCTATGCCAAGCTGGATGGGGCGATTTTAGATGGGGCAATCATTAAGGATGCCATCATGCCCGATGGCCAGGTTTACAATAATCGCCGTCACTTTCGCAAATAAGTGCGTTTGCCATAAGTTCGCATATTATCGCTCAGCCTTGCAAAGACTATGATTTCCCCTGCACCTGTCATGGCCGTGGATGCGGCCCCCCGTTGGGTTGTTTCTGCCGACTGGCTCCACCGACAGCTTCAGGCCGGTCCCCCTGCCTCCCTCGTGGTCGTCGATTGCCGCTTTTCCCTAGCCAACCCGGAACAAGGACAGCAGCAATACCAAACAGGGCATATTCCTGGTGCCTATTACCTCGACCTCAACCGCGACCTATCCAGCCCAGTACAGACCCACGGTGGACGCCATCCCATGCCCGATTTGTCCCAATTGGCGGCGACGTTGGCGGCGATCGGGGTTACTTCAGCCAATGCCGGAGAGCCAACCCTGGTAGTTGCCTACGATGATTCACGCCTTGCCTTTGCTGCCCGCCTATGGTGGTTACTGCGCTATATGGGGCATGATCAGGTTGCGGTTCTCGATGGCGGCTTTGCCGGATGGCAGGCTGCCGGGTACCCGGTCACAACCGAGGTTCCAGGTCCCCAAGCAGGCCAATTCATTCCCGAACTCCGACCAGAACTATTGGTGGATATTGAGGCGGTAAAGGCTCGCAAGGATCAACCGGGCGTGGTGCTGGTGGATGCACGGGAGCCGGAGCGGTATCGCGGGGAACGGGAGCCGATCGACCCGATCGCAGGCAGTATCCCCGGTGCCGTGAATTACCCCTGGCAAGACACCACGGACGCGCACGGCTATCTCAAGCCCCTGGATGACCATCGCCAGCGCTGGGCTGATCTCGCAACAGCAGCGGAGGTGATGGTGTACTGTGGCTCTGGGGTCACGGCCTGTGTGGACTTGCTCTCCCTGGCGTTAGCTGGCAAACCGGAGAGCAAGCTCTATATGGGCAGTTGGAGTGATTGGTGCTCGTATCTAGAGGCTTAGGCTAGCCATTCGGCGATCGCAGCCTCCTTCGTATTGGTTTGTTGGGAGGGGGTGTCGCGCTGGAACCGCAGGTGGATAGAGCGGCTTTGTTCGCCATCTGCGGCAATCGCCATAATGGGATAGTCGATCAGGCCATCCGGGAAGGACACTTGAATGCGGAAGGTCCCATCGGGGTTCAGGCGCACGGGTTGCCCCGCGATCGTCACCGTGGCATCCGGCTCTGTGGCCCCGTAGACAATGAGTTCTGCATCGGCCACCAACCAGAATTTGCGCGATCGCAACGGCGGGGCAGACGCCGAGAACATCCCAACGCCAGAGGCCCACAAGCCCACGCCCGACGGGAACACATAGGAGCTAACGGCCCGCTCCGCTAGGTGGACCGAGCCAAAGATAGACCCAGCGACATGCTGCATGGAACCAAACAAAGACCCAGCCAGACGCTGGGCTGCCGCTGCTTGGGCCAGATCGTAGATTTGCTGGGCGATCCCCTCCGTTCCCGGCTCGCGGGTCGGCGGCGGCACGAGGCGGAAAAAGGTGCGTCCCTGGAGGCTTTCTTCCCAACCGATCGTGATGAAATTATCTTCAATCCAGTCTGAGGGATAGATGGGGGGCATGTGGGTAGAGAGGGAACGGGCCAGGATCAGCCAGCGACCATCCCAACAGCGGTAACCAATTTCGGCAATATAGTCACGATCGCTCATCGGGATCGGTACATACCACTCCCGCGCCAACTCATCGCAAGGGTATTCCTGCATACGGTGGGGCGGCTGAACCGTCAGGTCGATCGCCGTCACATCGTACAGGCGCAGGGCCAATTGTTGTCCCCCTTGCTGTCGGAGTTCCTCGCGGTGCTCATTGGGCACATCCCAATAGACATAGGCCCACTGGGGATCACGCGGCAGGAGAACAATCCGGCTTTCGCCGTACCCACCGGGGAGATCCGGTAACCCCTCATCAACAGTTGCCAGTTCAGCTTCGATCGGGGCGGTTTGCCCCACATCAAATTTTGCGGCTTCCACGGCTTCCTGGGCTTCTAACGGTTCAGCCGATGGTGGGCCACTGGGACCCGCCACTTCGGTCGCAGCCGTCGGCAGGGGCGCGATCGCGGCGGCAGGTGGTTGAGCCGTTGTCCCCGTAGGCGGTGGGGGGGGAACGCTTTCTGACGGCTGGGGTTGGGGTGTCCCAGGCGGAGTCACGGCCCTGGGCGCAGGCGTCATTTCCGGTGGGATCGCGGTGCGGCGCGGCGTTACCGTCGGTGGTTGTGGCTGAACGGTTTGGCTAGGGGTAGCCGCGATCGGCGTCACCGTTCCGGCTTGCGGCGTGAGGGTCACACCGGGGGGAGAAGTGGGCACGATCGGCTGCGAACCCGGTGGAGCAACCGGCTGCAATGAAACCGACGGCGTTAAGGGGGTTACAGTCGGAGAGGTCGGCGGGGGGATCGGTGTAGGGCTAGCCCCTTGTACCGCTTGAATCGCAGCGAGCAGTTGGGCCTTACGCATCCGACTGTAGCGCGAGATCCCGCACTCACTGGCAACCCGGCGGAGTTGCCGGAGTGTCATTTCTTCTAACGGCGGACCTTGCTTAGACATGTGTAGCCTCTAAAGCATCAAGACAAATTGCGTGGGGCCTCATAGGAGTCAATATGTCCCACCCGGACCCCCCAGGGTCATCGGCATCGATTGCGATCGCCCCAAAAGAACACAGAGTTTCTTCGGGATCAAATAAATACCTAGGGAGCGGTTTGTCGTCTCCCATAGTGCCGTGGAGCTTGCTCAAGGTCAAGACACCAAAATGCTTGATTCAAGAGACTTTGACGGGTTTATAAGGGCTTTAGGGATCTTAATGTCAGAGATTCATAACATTAAAAACAACAGGGATTATGCATTTGTCATAAAGTCCTGACACAGCTTTTGGCAAGGAGATGGGGACGGGGATCTGAAGGGATCAGCAGGATACCTCCCTTGGGACCCTGAAGGGATCAGCAAAATACCTTGACGTTGGCATGGCTGGGGCTATACCGGCATGAGGGTTGGGGCCAGCATACCCGTACTGATGCGGACTGGATTTGAGTGCGGAGATTGGGTCAACCGCCAGACAGGAGGATACAGACAGGGTGGCTATTGGCCATTGGTCCCTACGGAAGCGGCTGAGCGAGGGGCAAAAATCAAAATCGGGATGACAGGATTTGAACCTGCGACATCCTGCTCCCAAAGCAGGCGCGCTACCAAGCTGCGCTACATCCCGGAATGCTTAATCCCTCTAATTGTAGACCATTCTGGCCAAAACGTTGGTTCAGGTTGGGCGTAACCCCTGGGTGATATACTTTTCACGATTTATGGCTCATGGCCAGACGCGAAGGGTTGACATGGTAGCAGTTGCAATTTTGGCAGCGGGGCGGGGCACACGCATGAAGTCTAGCCTGCCCAAGGTGCTGCATTCCTTAGGAGGAAAGTCCCTGGTGGAGCGGGTGATTGATAGTCTCGCCGCGCTCGCGCCGACTCAGTGTTATGTCATTGTGGGCTATCGGGGCGATCTGGTCCGCACTGCCCTAGGGGATCGTCCAAATCTGCAATGGGTGGAGCAAACCGAACAACTGGGCACGGGCCATGCGGTCCAGCAGTTAATGCCGTATTTGCAGGGATTTGCCGGGGATCTAATTGTGCTCAATGGCGATGTTCCCCTGCTACGTCCCGAAACGATCGCCCAACTCCTCAATACCCATCAGCAAAATCGGAATGCAGCCACCTTGCTGACTGCGCAACTGCCCCAGCCCAAGGGCTATGGTCGGGTGTTCTGTGATAGTCAAAATCTTGTCAAGGCGATCGTCGAAGATCGGGACTGTACGCCCGCCCAACGGCAAAACCATCGCATTAATGCTGGCGTTTACTGTTTTCGCTGGGCTGACTTAGCCAGGGTTTTGCCTAATCTCCAGAGTAATAATGATCAACAGGAGTATTACCTGACGGATGCCGTCAATGAACTGGTCGCAGCGGGAGCAGACCAGTCCCCCGTGATGGCGATCGAGGTTGAAGACTACCAGGAGATTCTGGGGATCAATGACCGCAAACAATTGGCGACGGCCTACAGCATCCTCCAGGATCGGCTAAAAACCCATTGGATGGCGGCTGGGGTCACGTTGATCGATCCGGATAGTATTACCCTCGATGAGACCGTCGAGTTACAGCCAGATGTGATCATCGAACCCCAAACCCATCTGCGCGGCCAGACTCGCATTGGCCGGGGTACCCGCATTGGCCCTGGCTGTCTGATCGAGAATAGCGAAATTGGCGAAAATGTCACGGTCCTCTATTCCGTGATCATGGATAGCCAGGTACAGGCAGGTTCGCGGGTGGGTCCCTATGCCCATTTACGGGGTCATGCCCAGGTGGGGAGTCAGTGCCGCATTGGCAATTTTGTGGAACTCAAGCAGGCTCGTTTGGGCGATCGGACGAATGTGTCCCATTTGTCCTATCTAGGAGATGCGGTGGTTGGTTCCCAGGTGAATATCGGGGCCGGAACGATTACGGCCAATTACGACGGGGTGAAGAAGCATCAGACCCAGATCGGCGATCGCAGCAAAACGGGATCGAATAGCGTCCTGGTCGCGCCGCTGAGCCTAGGAAAGGATGTGACGGTTGCAGCGGGATCAGTCATCACCGAGGATGTGCCTGATGATTGTCTGGTGGTTGCCCGTGCCCGTCAAGTTGTTAAACCGGGATGGCGGCCTAAGTTCCTGATTCAACAGGATGAGGAAGCCGGTGCGGGCGGTTAGCTTGACTTGATCCCCTGACTTCGCCGTACAGGGTATCCCGTTGACGGTAGGGGCGGCCTAGGGCGATCGCGGCTCCTTGTAAGTCAGCAACTGTCATGCAGGTTCCCCCCTGGGCACCGGCCATACTGGAAATATGCTCTTCCATCAGGGTCCCACCGATGTCGTTGCACCCCCAGGTCAAAGCCTCCGTGGCACCCGCTAAGCCTAACTTGACCCAACTGGGTTGATGGTTGCTGATCCAGTTGCCCAGGAAGATGCGGGCGACAGCCATCAGTAAGAGGGCATCGGCTAACGTGGGTTGATCGCGTCCCACCCGTCGCCGTAGGGCAGGGGGAGCATCCTGGCCCACGAATGGGAGCAGGATAAATTCAGTGATACGGGCAGGATAGTCCTCGGCGATCGCACGTTGCTGGAGCGATCGTAGGTGGTTGAGGTGTTCAATCTGCTGGACGGGGGTTTCAATGTGTCCTGACAGCAGGGTACTGGTGGTGGGCATTCCCAGACGATGGGCGGTGCTGATAATCTCCAGCCAGGTCGCAGTATTGATTTTTTCTGGGCAGATCACCCGGCGGACGCGATCGTTGAGCACTTCCGCAGCCGTTCCTGGCATCGATCCAACCCCAGCACTTTGGAGGGTGCTAATCACCTCGGCAAAAGATAGCTGGTCCTCCCGGGCAATAAACGCAATTTCCTGGGGAGAAAAGGCGTGGAGGTGGATCTGGGGAAAGGCCGATTTAATGGTCGTAACCAATTGTTGATAGTAGGCCAGGGTTGAGCCGTGGTGTTTGGCTGCCGGATTGAGGCCCCCCTGCATACAGATTTCCGTGGCCCCCCGTTGGACGGCGTCTTGAGTTTTCGCCAAAATCGTGTCCCAATCCAGCCAATAGGCTCCGGGTTGGTCGGCATCCCGGCGAAAGGCACAGAAGTTACAGTGCTGTTCGCAGATGTTGGTGAAGTTAATATTACGGTTGATCACGTAGGTTACCGTATCGCCAGCCTGTCGCTGGCGAAGACGATCGGCAGTGTCACGGATCTGAGCGATCGCCGCTGGGTCCGTTTGTTGGAGCAGGCAGATCCCTTCGGCCACTGTCAGATCGAGGCCACTGAGGGACTTGGCTAGAATATCCGCGATCGGAGGAGATGCAATCAACATGTTGAGTCGCACAGGGCGCTAGAGTTTACACTTGGACTATAAAGGCAGCAATGCCGCCCCGTAACCCGGCAGAAATCAGATATACCATAACCGACAGGAATCACGGGTGCAGAGGGATATCTTCCCGCCCAATTAAACTGGCAATAGCAACTGCTGTCACAACCTTGGGATACGGGCTCTCCTGAGTTTATGGTGGGGGCGCTACGCGCCCCCACCATAAACTCAACGTTTCCGATCGTTTATTTGTAGTTGCTGATACTGTTTACCCCAAAATCCCAGAAGAGCCGGGATACGACGATCCTGAGAAACCCCTAATAAACTTTGACGAATTTTTATAATTGCTCCTGATTCCTGTAAGGTATTCAGCAATAGAATTGCCCTAAACATGATGTAGAGGATTTCCAGGGTCACGATAAATCCTTCGATCGTGGATGCTGCAATATGCATAAACGAGACTTTGCCCCTCTCCCACAGGGGGAGAGGGGTTGGGGGTGAGGGCCGCACCCGCGGGCTGCCCCCAGCCTACCCCAGTAAAACTGTACTTTATGATTGAGGTAAAGGCTACATCTCATTACATCGAGATGCGCTTTAAGCAAGGCTTATTTAAGCGTTAAGTTAAAGGGCAGGCGGGCGTAAATTCCCAAGGGATCAGGGCGGGTATACAGCCAGTTGAGGTGGGTTTGTAAATGCTGGAACTCACGGGCTACTGGAGATAGGGTGGGTGGCAGTCCTGTGGGGTGGGCCGGAAGCCGTTTCAAGGTGACGGCCTGCTGTAACCAGCGCTCGATTATTTGTTCCTCCAGCGTTCGCCGGGGTGGGTATTCCTCTACCTGCCAGTTATCGCCTAACTGGACCTGTTTCGCAGCATAGGCGATCGCATCCTCCAGGCTACCGAGTTCGTCTACTAACCCCAGCTTTTGGGCGGCTGCGCCCGACCAGACCCGCCCCTCGGCCACTGGGGCAACTTTTGCCCTGGGTAGTTTTCGCCCCTCGGCCACGGCGGTGACAAAGCGATCGTAGATCGCATTGGCAAATGCCTGCCGCAGGGCCAGTTCTTGCGGGGTGAGCGGACGGCTGAGGGTTTCACCTTCGGCAGAGGGAGCCGTTTTGATCGCATCAAAGGTAATCCCCTGATTATTGGCCAACTGTTGGATGTTGAAGTGCAAGCCAAAAACGCCGATCGACCCTGTAATGGTCGTCGGTTCAGCAAAAATACGGCCAGCGGGTACGGCAATCCCATACCCACCAGAGGCAGCTAGATCGCCCATTGAGACGATCACCGGCTTTTGCTTTTGAGTCAGGGCAACTTCGTGTTGAATCAGTTCGGACGCGATCGCACTGCCACCCGGACTATTAATCCGCAGGACAACTGCTTTGACCGCCTGATTCTCCCGGAGGGCGCGTAAATCACGGATAAGGCGATCGCTGTCAATGCTGGCTTGACCCTCGCTCAGTTTCCCCGCCACAATGTCGCCTTCGGCATAGAGGACAGCTAGGCGGGGCGTATCAGCAGTTAACTTTGGTGACTGGGCCGCCAACGAGTCGGCGTAGGGACGCACCCCAATCTGGCGAAAGGCTTCCTCCGCCTCGGGTTCCCCACCCAATTGCCGCAGTTCTGTCAGTAGGTCTTCTTGGTGGACCAGGCGGTCAACTAACCCACTGGCCTTGGCCTTCTCAGCGCTCAGCAGGCCACCTGCGTTGGCGATCGCTTGGAGTTGCTGGGGCGAACGTTGGCGGGCTGTGCCAATTTGGGAGAGGGTCGTTTGCCAGAGATCTCCCAGCCAGCGTTGAGTTTGAGCAACCGTTTCCGGGCTACTTTGGGTGAGCAGAACCGGTTCAACGGCGGATTTGTACTGCCCCACGC
This DNA window, taken from Trichothermofontia sichuanensis B231, encodes the following:
- a CDS encoding pentapeptide repeat-containing protein → MNAEELLARYLTGERTFAHADLHEVDLERASLNGINLCGANLHGAILVGAKLNGADLSAADLSHSKLKRAILREADLTAADLSHADLSSAKLVGTILSEAVLTGADLSSANLWQVDLSHAQLAQAELTGANLSNAYLCGANLQEADLWGADLTRAILREANLSQAILREVDLSRAILRRANLQGANLNGAILTSANLTGADLSGAYLNEADLSRAVLTDANLTGATMPDGSIHD
- a CDS encoding DUF4912 domain-containing protein, with product MSKQGPPLEEMTLRQLRRVASECGISRYSRMRKAQLLAAIQAVQGASPTPIPPPTSPTVTPLTPSVSLQPVAPPGSQPIVPTSPPGVTLTPQAGTVTPIAATPSQTVQPQPPTVTPRRTAIPPEMTPAPRAVTPPGTPQPQPSESVPPPPPTGTTAQPPAAAIAPLPTAATEVAGPSGPPSAEPLEAQEAVEAAKFDVGQTAPIEAELATVDEGLPDLPGGYGESRIVLLPRDPQWAYVYWDVPNEHREELRQQGGQQLALRLYDVTAIDLTVQPPHRMQEYPCDELAREWYVPIPMSDRDYIAEIGYRCWDGRWLILARSLSTHMPPIYPSDWIEDNFITIGWEESLQGRTFFRLVPPPTREPGTEGIAQQIYDLAQAAAAQRLAGSLFGSMQHVAGSIFGSVHLAERAVSSYVFPSGVGLWASGVGMFSASAPPLRSRKFWLVADAELIVYGATEPDATVTIAGQPVRLNPDGTFRIQVSFPDGLIDYPIMAIAADGEQSRSIHLRFQRDTPSQQTNTKEAAIAEWLA
- a CDS encoding pentapeptide repeat-containing protein, translating into MVQQIILQLAKRGDPKALATLLNHALESRGITAHVSLKEKSLQIILEAESVPEQQPTIAVVRSGLMNLGMMGIDRVNVYGRQAGQDFLDWQEFITLNTGEEEMAATAAAANSLEDLLNRYAQGERNFSRAHLDRVDLKCAKLAQIILRQADLSRAILREADLREADMTGAILRGANLSQADLTGANLTRAILGAASVSGEVASRMVGGVLTVSTNLHGTILTRANLTEADLSRASLERAVMQRTDLSRANLNRANFSHADMKGATLTGTDLTRATGEKANLTGANLSKADLSGADLMGANLSFAILRRADLSDTNLRYAKLDGAILDGAIIKDAIMPDGQVYNNRRHFRK
- a CDS encoding sulfurtransferase, which gives rise to MISPAPVMAVDAAPRWVVSADWLHRQLQAGPPASLVVVDCRFSLANPEQGQQQYQTGHIPGAYYLDLNRDLSSPVQTHGGRHPMPDLSQLAATLAAIGVTSANAGEPTLVVAYDDSRLAFAARLWWLLRYMGHDQVAVLDGGFAGWQAAGYPVTTEVPGPQAGQFIPELRPELLVDIEAVKARKDQPGVVLVDAREPERYRGEREPIDPIAGSIPGAVNYPWQDTTDAHGYLKPLDDHRQRWADLATAAEVMVYCGSGVTACVDLLSLALAGKPESKLYMGSWSDWCSYLEA
- the pds gene encoding 15-cis-phytoene desaturase, giving the protein MRVAIAGAGLAGLSCAKYLVDRGHTPIVLERREVLGGKVAAWQDEDGDWYETGLHIFFGAYPNMLQLLKELGIEDRLQWKEHTMIFNQPEQPGTYSRFDFPDIPAPWNGIAAILRNNDMLTWNEKIRFGIGLIPAMIQGQAYVEAMDQYSFSQWLKQQHVPARVETEVFIAMSKALNFINPDEISATVILTALNRFLQERYGSRMAFLDGSPTERLCQPIVDYITARGGEVRLKAPIKEFLLNEDQTVRGFLVRGLDGQPDEIIEADAYVSAMPVDPLKLMLPQPWKDLPYFQQLNELEGVPVINLHLWFDRKLTDIDHLLFSRSPLLSVYADMSNTCRGYADPDRSMLELVLAPAKQWINKSDEDIIAATMAELAKLFPQHFTGDNPAQLRKAHVVKTPRSVYKATPGRQRYRPSQTTPIANFYLTGDYTQQRYLASMEGAVLSGKLTAQAIAQQREPVAPTAAIATAGV
- the crtB gene encoding 15-cis-phytoene synthase CrtB produces the protein MARLLIANRTRMLQSPSPPKPTTSLDEAYELCRQTTATYAKTFYLGTLLMSPPKRRAIWAIYTWCRRTDELVDGPRARLTTAETLDRWERQLESAFAGHPWDELDLALVDTLERFDLDIQPFRDMIAGQRMDLVRNRYETFEDLYLYCYRVAGTVGLMSVAVMGADRQAHNAPWDRHQTPYQPVAEAVTLGIANQLTNILRDVGEDARRGRIYLPLEDLALFNYTEQDLFKGVVDDRWRELMRFQIQRARKYFSEAEAGVRYLSPDARWPVWTALMLYRRILNAIERNDYDVFHKRAYVPDLRKLLDVPIAFLRAQVL